The Bos taurus isolate L1 Dominette 01449 registration number 42190680 breed Hereford chromosome 18, ARS-UCD2.0, whole genome shotgun sequence genome has a window encoding:
- the CHST6 gene encoding carbohydrate sulfotransferase 6 isoform X1, producing MWLRRVSSTAVTALLLAQTGLLLFLISRPRLPPAASSEERVHVLVLSSWRSGSSFVGQLFSQHPDVFYLMEPAWHVWAALSQGSALALHMAVRDLVRSVFLCDMDVFEAYLPWRRNLSDLFQWAESRALCSPPACSAFPRGAISSEAVCKPLCARRPFSLAQEACRSYSHVVLKEVRFFNLQVLYPLLSDPALHLRIVHLVRDPRAVLRSREQTAKALARDNGIVLGTNGKWVEADPELRVVREVCRSHVRIAEAATRKPPPALRGRYRLVRFEDLARAPLPEIRELYAFAGLSLTPQLEAWIHNITHGAGPGARREAFKTTSRDALNVSQAWRHALPFAKIRRVQDLCAGALQLLGYRPVFSEDEQRDLSLDLVLPRGPSSFSWASSTAERPGP from the coding sequence ATGTGGCTGCGGCGCGTCTCCAGCACGGCGGTGACTGCGCTCCTGCTGGCGCAGACCGGCCTCCTGCTCTTCCTGATCTCCCGGCCCAGACTGCCGCCTGCGGCCAGCAGCGAGGAGCGGGTGCATGTGCTAGTGCTGTCCTCGTGGCGCTCGGGCTCGTCCTTCGTGGGCCAGCTCTTCAGCCAGCACCCCGATGTCTTCTACCTGATGGAGCCCGCGTGGCACGTGTGGGCCGCCCTGTCGCAGGGCAGCGCCTTGGCGCTGCACATGGCAGTGCGCGACCTGGTGCGCTCAGTCTTCCTGTGCGACATGGATGTGTTCGAGGCCTACCTGCCGTGGAGGCGCAACCTGTCGGACCTCTTCCAATGGGCGGAGAGCCGGGCTCTGTGCTCGCCGCCCGCCTGCAGCGCCTTCCCGCGCGGCGCCATCAGCAGCGAGGCGGTGTGCAAGCCGCTGTGCGCGCGGCGGCCCTTCAGCCTGGCGCAGGAGGCCTGCCGCTCCTACAGCCACGTGGTGCTCAAGGAGGTGCGTTTCTTCAACCTGCAGGTGCTCTACCCGCTGCTCAGCGACCCAGCACTCCACCTGCGCATCGTGCACCTGGTGCGTGACCCGCGCGCTGTGCTGCGCTCGCGCGAGCAGACGGCCAAGGCGCTGGCGCGCGACAACGGCATCGTGCTGGGCACCAACGGCAAGTGGGTGGAGGCCGACCCGGAGCTGCGCGTCGTGCGTGAGGTGTGCCGCAGCCACGTGCGCATCGCCGAGGCGGCCACGCGCAAGCCTCCGCCAGCCCTGCGCGGCCGCTACCGCCTGGTGCGCTTTGAGGATCTGGCGCGGGCGCCGCTGCCGGAGATCCGAGAGCTGTACGCCTTCGCGGGCCTGAGCCTCACGCCGCAGCTCGAGGCCTGGATCCACAACATCACGCACGGCGCCGGGCCCGGGGCGCGCCGTGAGGCCTTCAAGACCACGTCAAGGGACGCGCTCAATGTCTCACAGGCTTGGCGCCACGCCCTGCCCTTCGCCAAGATCCGCCGCGTGCAGGATCTGTGTGCCGGAGCACTGCAGCTGCTGGGCTACCGGCCAGTGTTCTCCGAGGACGAGCAGCGCGACCTCAGCCTGGACCTGGTGCTGCCGCGCGGCCCCAGCAGCTTCAGCTGGGCCTCGTCCACTGCTGAGCGCCCCGGGCCGTAG